A single Triticum dicoccoides isolate Atlit2015 ecotype Zavitan chromosome 2A, WEW_v2.0, whole genome shotgun sequence DNA region contains:
- the LOC119352113 gene encoding auxin-induced protein 15A-like: MCNLITIPSVAWLHRAVRRWRARRSASAPVSAGHVAVCADGARFMVRLAHLSHPAFLELLRQAEEEYGFPSGASGPVALPCDKDRLRDVLRRVSSLSGSEEPRRSSFCRRRGDSRPLLQGMAFP, translated from the coding sequence ATGTGCAACCTCATCACGATCCCGTCGGTAGCCTGGCTGCACCGCGCCGTGCGCCGGTGGCGGGCCCGCCGCTCCGCGTCCGCCCCGGTTTCCGCGGGGCACGTGGCGGTGTGTGCGGACGGCGCGCGGTTCATGGTGCGGCTGGCGCACCTGAGCCACCCGGCGTTCCTGGAGCTgctccggcaggcggaggaggagtACGGCTTCCCGTCCGGCGCCTCCGGCCCCGTCGCGCTCCCCTGCGACAAGGACCGCCTCCGCGACGTCCTCCGCCGCGTCTCTTCCTTGTCCGGCTCCGAGGAGCCGCGCCGCTCCTCCTTCTGCCGCCGCCGCGGCGACTCGCGGCCGCTGCTGCAGGGGATGGCCTTCCCGTGA